Proteins found in one Ovis aries strain OAR_USU_Benz2616 breed Rambouillet chromosome 19, ARS-UI_Ramb_v3.0, whole genome shotgun sequence genomic segment:
- the XPC gene encoding DNA repair protein complementing XP-C cells isoform X1, protein MARKRAAGQGPRGQTAKGETKARRKEEEADVVKDEKPRKKSPPTKVARGKRKRGCGDAGSAADGPVTRKAAKVSVKSEEPQAVKDEALSEGEDFRGLLSARRKGQPPEREAAADKGSCKGDDEEDSEEDWEEVEEVSEPVPGAVGESAAFSASALPVKPVEIEIETPEQVKARERSEKIKMEFETYLRRMMKRFSKEIHEDTHKVHLLCLLANGFYRNSICNQPDLQAIGLSIIPTRFTKVPPRDVDVSYLSNLVKWFIGTFTVNAELSTNDQDGLQTTLERRFAIYSARDNEELVHIFLLLLRALHLPTRLVLSLQPIPLKLSAAKGKKPSKKRSTEAPGGSSEASSHAPGKPSEGSRGDDASSGGAGGARATGKGGKAAAGRRPRGESPSSGEDAGQARGQRRGTRRRAQSRRRRAAARVSYKEESGSGAGSSGSDFEPSSEDSCRPSDEDSEPGLPRRRSAPAPQRTKAGSKSRSKSQHGSRHPPPGFAEASASAAGSKLERGKKPSGAGGKAGSGQGAPGVDQWLEVFSEREEKWVCVDCVHGVVGQPLTCYQYATKPVTYVVGIDGTGCVRDVTQRYDPAWLTATRKSRVDAAWWAETLRPYRSPLVDREQREDQEFQAKHLDQPLPTVIGTYKNHPLYALKRHLLKFEAIYPETAAILGYCRGEAVYSRDCVHTLHSRDTWLKQARVVRLGEVPYKMVKGYSNRARRARQAEPQLHDHNDLGLFGRWQTEEYQPPVAVDGKVPRNEFGNVYLFLPSMMPVGCVQLNLPNLHRVARKLNIDCAQAVTGFDFHKGYCHPITDGYVVCEEYRDVLLTAWENEQALIEKKEKEKREKRALGNWKLLVKGLLIRERLKLRYGAQSEAAAPHTDAGGGLSSDEEEGTSSQAEAARILAASWPQNREAEKPKCPRKTRREKKEAAAQLFPFEKL, encoded by the exons ATGGCTCGGAAACGCGCGGCTGGCCAGGGCCCCCGCGGACAGACGGCCAAGGGCGAAACCAAAGCCCGGCgcaaggaggaggaggcgg ATGTCGTCAAAGATGAGAAACCACGAAAGAAGAGCCCTCCCACAAAAGTTGCCcgaggaaagaggaagagaggctgCGGTGATGCTGGGAGCGCAGCAGACGGTCCAGTGACAAGGAAGGCGGCCAAGGTTTCAGTGAAATCTGAAGAGCCCCAGGCTGTAAAGGATGAAGCCCTCAGCGAAGGGGAAGATTTCAG GGGCTTGCTGAGCGCCCGCAGGAAGGGCCAGCCCCCGGAGCGAGAGGCCGCTGCGGACAAAGGCAGCTGCAAGGGGGACGATGAGGAAGACAGCGAGGAGGACTGGGAAGAGGTGGAAG AAGTTAGTGAGCCCGTGCCGGGTGCCGTGGGGGAAAGCGCAGCCTTCTCTGCATCTGCTCTGCCCGTGAAGCCAGTGGAGATAGAGATTGAGACACCGGAGCAGGTGAAGGCCAGAGAAAGAAG TGAAAAGATCAAAATGGAGTTTGAGACGTATCTTCGGAGGATGATGAAACGTTTCAGTAAGGAGATTCACGAGGACACGCACAAG GTTCACCTGCTGTGTCTGCTGGCAAACGGCTTCTACCGAAACAGCATCTGCAACCAGCCAGACCTGCAAGCCATTGGCCTCTCCATCATCCCAACGCGCTTCACCAAAGTGCCACCCCGAGACGTGGACGTCTCCTACCTGTCCAACCTGGTGAAATG GTTCATCGGGACGTTCACAGTGAATGCGGAGCTCTCGACCAACGACCAGGACGGCCTGCAGACGACGCTGGAGCGGAGGTTCGCCATTTACTCGGCAAGAGACAACGAGGAGCTGGTCCAC ATATTTTTACTGCTTCTCCGGGCCCTGCATCTCCCTACCCGCCTCGTACTGTCTCTGCAGCCAATTCCTCTGAAGTTATCAGCAGCGAAG GGAAAGAAACCTTCCAAGAAAAGATCCACAGAGGCGCCTGGGGGCTCCTCAGAAGCCTCCAGCCACGCTCCGGGAAAGCCCAGCGAAGGAAGCCGAGGAGACGACGCGTCTTCTGGGGGCGCTGGTGGGGCCCGTGCCACAGGGAAGGGGGGCAAGGCGGCCGCAGGCAGGAGGCCACGGGGGGAGTCCCCGTCCAGCGGGGAGGACGCGGGCCAGGCTCGGGGGCAGAGACGGGGGACCCGGAGGCGAGCGCAGTCCCGGAGGCGGCGGGCGGCTGCCAGGGTGTCTTACAAGGAGGAGAGCGGGAGCGGCGCAGGCAGCAGCGGCTCTGACTTTGAGCCTTCCAGCGAGGACAGCTGCCGCCCGTCCGATGAGGATTCCGAGCCCGGCTTGCCCAGGCGGCGGAGCGCCCCCGCCCCTCAGAGAACGAAGGCGGGGTCCAAGAGCAGGTCCAAGTCCCAGCACGGAAGCCGCCATCCGCCCCCTGGCTTCGCAGAAGCATCGGCCAGCGCTGCGGGCAGTAAGCTGGAGAGGGGCAAGAAACCGTCGGGGGCCGGTGGGAAGGCAGGCAGCGGACAGGGCGCGCCCGGCGTGGACCAGTGGCTGGAGGTGTTCTCGGAGCGCGAGGAGAAGTGGGTGTGTGTGGACTGTGTGCACGGCGTGGTGGGCCAGCCCCTGACCTGCTACCAGTACGCCACCAAGCCCGTGACCTACGTCGTGGGCATCGACGGCACCGGCTGCGTGCGCGACGTCACGCAGAGGTACGACCCCGCCTGGCTGACGGCGACTCGCAAGAGCCGCGTGGACGCTGCCTGGTGGGCAGAGACCCTGCGCCCCTACCGGAGCCCGCTGGTGGACAGGGAGCAGCGGGAGGACCAGGAG TTTCAGGCGAAGCACCTGGACCAGCCTCTGCCCACCGTCATCGGCACGTATAAGAACCACCCTCTCTACGCCCTTAAGAGGCACCTCCTCAAGTTCGAGGCCATCTACCCTGAGACGGCCGCTATCCTCGGGTACTGCCGCGGGGAGGCCGTCTACTCCAG GGACTGCGTTCACACCCTGCACTCCAGGGACACGTGGCTGAAACAAGCGCGTGTGGTGCGGCTTGGGGAAGTGCCATACAAG ATGGTGAAAGGCTACTCCAACCGTGCCCGGAGAGCCCGCCAGGCCGAGCCACAGCTGCATGACCACAACGACCTGGGCCTGTTTGGCAGATGGCAGACCGAGGAGTACCAGCCGCCGGTGGCCGTGGACGGGAAG GTGCCCCGGAACGAGTTTGGGAACGTGTACCTCTTCCTGCCCAGCATGATGCCCGTTGGCTGCGTCCAGCTGAACCTGCCCAACCTGCACCGCGTGGCCCGCAAGCTGAACATTGACTGCGCGCAGGCCGTCACCGGCTTCGACTTCCACAAAGGCTACTGCCATCCCAT AACCGACGGCTACGTGGTCTGCGAGGAGTACAGAGACGTGCTCCTGACCGCCTGGGAGAACGAGCAGGCGCTCatagagaagaaggagaaggag AAGAGGGAGAAGCGGGCTCTGGGGAACTGGAAGCTGCTCGTCAAAGGGCTGCTGATCCGGGAGCGGCTGAAGCTTCGCTACGGGGCCCAG agTGAGGCGGCCGCTCCCCACACGGATGCGGGAGGCGGGCTCTCATCAGACGAGGAGGAGGGGACCAGCTCTCAAGCGGAAGCGGCCAGGATCCTGGCGGCCTCCTGGCCCCAAAACCGAGAGGCCGAGAAGCCAAAGTGCCCCAGGAAGaccaggagggagaagaaggaagcGGCTGCCCAGCTGTTCCCGTTTGAGAAGCTGTGA
- the XPC gene encoding DNA repair protein complementing XP-C cells isoform X2, translating to MARKRAAGQGPRGQTAKGETKARRKEEEADVVKDEKPRKKSPPTKVARGKRKRGCGDAGSAADGPVTRKAAKVSVKSEEPQAVKDEALSEGEDFRGLLSARRKGQPPEREAAADKGSCKGDDEEDSEEDWEEVEEVSEPVPGAVGESAAFSASALPVKPVEIEIETPEQVKARERSEKIKMEFETYLRRMMKRFSKEIHEDTHKVHLLCLLANGFYRNSICNQPDLQAIGLSIIPTRFTKVPPRDVDVSYLSNLVKWFIGTFTVNAELSTNDQDGLQTTLERRFAIYSARDNEELVHIFLLLLRALHLPTRLVLSLQPIPLKLSAAKGKKPSKKRSTEAPGGSSEASSHAPGKPSEGSRGDDASSGGAGGARATGKGGKAAAGRRPRGESPSSGEDAGQARGQRRGTRRRAQSRRRRAAARVSYKEESGSGAGSSGSDFEPSSEDSCRPSDEDSEPGLPRRRSAPAPQRTKAGSKSRSKSQHGSRHPPPGFAEASASAAGSKLERGKKPSGAGGKAGSGQGAPGVDQWLEVFSEREEKWVCVDCVHGVVGQPLTCYQYATKPVTYVVGIDGTGCVRDVTQRYDPAWLTATRKSRVDAAWWAETLRPYRSPLVDREQREDQEFQAKHLDQPLPTVIGTYKNHPLYALKRHLLKFEAIYPETAAILGYCRGEAVYSRDCVHTLHSRDTWLKQARVVRLGEVPYKMVKGYSNRARRARQAEPQLHDHNDLGLFGRWQTEEYQPPVAVDGKVPRNEFGNVYLFLPSMMPVGCVQLNLPNLHRVARKLNIDCAQAVTGFDFHKGYCHPIRGRSGLWGTGSCSSKGC from the exons ATGGCTCGGAAACGCGCGGCTGGCCAGGGCCCCCGCGGACAGACGGCCAAGGGCGAAACCAAAGCCCGGCgcaaggaggaggaggcgg ATGTCGTCAAAGATGAGAAACCACGAAAGAAGAGCCCTCCCACAAAAGTTGCCcgaggaaagaggaagagaggctgCGGTGATGCTGGGAGCGCAGCAGACGGTCCAGTGACAAGGAAGGCGGCCAAGGTTTCAGTGAAATCTGAAGAGCCCCAGGCTGTAAAGGATGAAGCCCTCAGCGAAGGGGAAGATTTCAG GGGCTTGCTGAGCGCCCGCAGGAAGGGCCAGCCCCCGGAGCGAGAGGCCGCTGCGGACAAAGGCAGCTGCAAGGGGGACGATGAGGAAGACAGCGAGGAGGACTGGGAAGAGGTGGAAG AAGTTAGTGAGCCCGTGCCGGGTGCCGTGGGGGAAAGCGCAGCCTTCTCTGCATCTGCTCTGCCCGTGAAGCCAGTGGAGATAGAGATTGAGACACCGGAGCAGGTGAAGGCCAGAGAAAGAAG TGAAAAGATCAAAATGGAGTTTGAGACGTATCTTCGGAGGATGATGAAACGTTTCAGTAAGGAGATTCACGAGGACACGCACAAG GTTCACCTGCTGTGTCTGCTGGCAAACGGCTTCTACCGAAACAGCATCTGCAACCAGCCAGACCTGCAAGCCATTGGCCTCTCCATCATCCCAACGCGCTTCACCAAAGTGCCACCCCGAGACGTGGACGTCTCCTACCTGTCCAACCTGGTGAAATG GTTCATCGGGACGTTCACAGTGAATGCGGAGCTCTCGACCAACGACCAGGACGGCCTGCAGACGACGCTGGAGCGGAGGTTCGCCATTTACTCGGCAAGAGACAACGAGGAGCTGGTCCAC ATATTTTTACTGCTTCTCCGGGCCCTGCATCTCCCTACCCGCCTCGTACTGTCTCTGCAGCCAATTCCTCTGAAGTTATCAGCAGCGAAG GGAAAGAAACCTTCCAAGAAAAGATCCACAGAGGCGCCTGGGGGCTCCTCAGAAGCCTCCAGCCACGCTCCGGGAAAGCCCAGCGAAGGAAGCCGAGGAGACGACGCGTCTTCTGGGGGCGCTGGTGGGGCCCGTGCCACAGGGAAGGGGGGCAAGGCGGCCGCAGGCAGGAGGCCACGGGGGGAGTCCCCGTCCAGCGGGGAGGACGCGGGCCAGGCTCGGGGGCAGAGACGGGGGACCCGGAGGCGAGCGCAGTCCCGGAGGCGGCGGGCGGCTGCCAGGGTGTCTTACAAGGAGGAGAGCGGGAGCGGCGCAGGCAGCAGCGGCTCTGACTTTGAGCCTTCCAGCGAGGACAGCTGCCGCCCGTCCGATGAGGATTCCGAGCCCGGCTTGCCCAGGCGGCGGAGCGCCCCCGCCCCTCAGAGAACGAAGGCGGGGTCCAAGAGCAGGTCCAAGTCCCAGCACGGAAGCCGCCATCCGCCCCCTGGCTTCGCAGAAGCATCGGCCAGCGCTGCGGGCAGTAAGCTGGAGAGGGGCAAGAAACCGTCGGGGGCCGGTGGGAAGGCAGGCAGCGGACAGGGCGCGCCCGGCGTGGACCAGTGGCTGGAGGTGTTCTCGGAGCGCGAGGAGAAGTGGGTGTGTGTGGACTGTGTGCACGGCGTGGTGGGCCAGCCCCTGACCTGCTACCAGTACGCCACCAAGCCCGTGACCTACGTCGTGGGCATCGACGGCACCGGCTGCGTGCGCGACGTCACGCAGAGGTACGACCCCGCCTGGCTGACGGCGACTCGCAAGAGCCGCGTGGACGCTGCCTGGTGGGCAGAGACCCTGCGCCCCTACCGGAGCCCGCTGGTGGACAGGGAGCAGCGGGAGGACCAGGAG TTTCAGGCGAAGCACCTGGACCAGCCTCTGCCCACCGTCATCGGCACGTATAAGAACCACCCTCTCTACGCCCTTAAGAGGCACCTCCTCAAGTTCGAGGCCATCTACCCTGAGACGGCCGCTATCCTCGGGTACTGCCGCGGGGAGGCCGTCTACTCCAG GGACTGCGTTCACACCCTGCACTCCAGGGACACGTGGCTGAAACAAGCGCGTGTGGTGCGGCTTGGGGAAGTGCCATACAAG ATGGTGAAAGGCTACTCCAACCGTGCCCGGAGAGCCCGCCAGGCCGAGCCACAGCTGCATGACCACAACGACCTGGGCCTGTTTGGCAGATGGCAGACCGAGGAGTACCAGCCGCCGGTGGCCGTGGACGGGAAG GTGCCCCGGAACGAGTTTGGGAACGTGTACCTCTTCCTGCCCAGCATGATGCCCGTTGGCTGCGTCCAGCTGAACCTGCCCAACCTGCACCGCGTGGCCCGCAAGCTGAACATTGACTGCGCGCAGGCCGTCACCGGCTTCGACTTCCACAAAGGCTACTGCCATCCCAT AAGAGGGAGAAGCGGGCTCTGGGGAACTGGAAGCTGCTCGTCAAAGGGCTGCTGA
- the XPC gene encoding DNA repair protein complementing XP-C cells isoform X3 codes for MEFETYLRRMMKRFSKEIHEDTHKVHLLCLLANGFYRNSICNQPDLQAIGLSIIPTRFTKVPPRDVDVSYLSNLVKWFIGTFTVNAELSTNDQDGLQTTLERRFAIYSARDNEELVHIFLLLLRALHLPTRLVLSLQPIPLKLSAAKGKKPSKKRSTEAPGGSSEASSHAPGKPSEGSRGDDASSGGAGGARATGKGGKAAAGRRPRGESPSSGEDAGQARGQRRGTRRRAQSRRRRAAARVSYKEESGSGAGSSGSDFEPSSEDSCRPSDEDSEPGLPRRRSAPAPQRTKAGSKSRSKSQHGSRHPPPGFAEASASAAGSKLERGKKPSGAGGKAGSGQGAPGVDQWLEVFSEREEKWVCVDCVHGVVGQPLTCYQYATKPVTYVVGIDGTGCVRDVTQRYDPAWLTATRKSRVDAAWWAETLRPYRSPLVDREQREDQEFQAKHLDQPLPTVIGTYKNHPLYALKRHLLKFEAIYPETAAILGYCRGEAVYSRDCVHTLHSRDTWLKQARVVRLGEVPYKMVKGYSNRARRARQAEPQLHDHNDLGLFGRWQTEEYQPPVAVDGKVPRNEFGNVYLFLPSMMPVGCVQLNLPNLHRVARKLNIDCAQAVTGFDFHKGYCHPITDGYVVCEEYRDVLLTAWENEQALIEKKEKEKREKRALGNWKLLVKGLLIRERLKLRYGAQSEAAAPHTDAGGGLSSDEEEGTSSQAEAARILAASWPQNREAEKPKCPRKTRREKKEAAAQLFPFEKL; via the exons ATGGAGTTTGAGACGTATCTTCGGAGGATGATGAAACGTTTCAGTAAGGAGATTCACGAGGACACGCACAAG GTTCACCTGCTGTGTCTGCTGGCAAACGGCTTCTACCGAAACAGCATCTGCAACCAGCCAGACCTGCAAGCCATTGGCCTCTCCATCATCCCAACGCGCTTCACCAAAGTGCCACCCCGAGACGTGGACGTCTCCTACCTGTCCAACCTGGTGAAATG GTTCATCGGGACGTTCACAGTGAATGCGGAGCTCTCGACCAACGACCAGGACGGCCTGCAGACGACGCTGGAGCGGAGGTTCGCCATTTACTCGGCAAGAGACAACGAGGAGCTGGTCCAC ATATTTTTACTGCTTCTCCGGGCCCTGCATCTCCCTACCCGCCTCGTACTGTCTCTGCAGCCAATTCCTCTGAAGTTATCAGCAGCGAAG GGAAAGAAACCTTCCAAGAAAAGATCCACAGAGGCGCCTGGGGGCTCCTCAGAAGCCTCCAGCCACGCTCCGGGAAAGCCCAGCGAAGGAAGCCGAGGAGACGACGCGTCTTCTGGGGGCGCTGGTGGGGCCCGTGCCACAGGGAAGGGGGGCAAGGCGGCCGCAGGCAGGAGGCCACGGGGGGAGTCCCCGTCCAGCGGGGAGGACGCGGGCCAGGCTCGGGGGCAGAGACGGGGGACCCGGAGGCGAGCGCAGTCCCGGAGGCGGCGGGCGGCTGCCAGGGTGTCTTACAAGGAGGAGAGCGGGAGCGGCGCAGGCAGCAGCGGCTCTGACTTTGAGCCTTCCAGCGAGGACAGCTGCCGCCCGTCCGATGAGGATTCCGAGCCCGGCTTGCCCAGGCGGCGGAGCGCCCCCGCCCCTCAGAGAACGAAGGCGGGGTCCAAGAGCAGGTCCAAGTCCCAGCACGGAAGCCGCCATCCGCCCCCTGGCTTCGCAGAAGCATCGGCCAGCGCTGCGGGCAGTAAGCTGGAGAGGGGCAAGAAACCGTCGGGGGCCGGTGGGAAGGCAGGCAGCGGACAGGGCGCGCCCGGCGTGGACCAGTGGCTGGAGGTGTTCTCGGAGCGCGAGGAGAAGTGGGTGTGTGTGGACTGTGTGCACGGCGTGGTGGGCCAGCCCCTGACCTGCTACCAGTACGCCACCAAGCCCGTGACCTACGTCGTGGGCATCGACGGCACCGGCTGCGTGCGCGACGTCACGCAGAGGTACGACCCCGCCTGGCTGACGGCGACTCGCAAGAGCCGCGTGGACGCTGCCTGGTGGGCAGAGACCCTGCGCCCCTACCGGAGCCCGCTGGTGGACAGGGAGCAGCGGGAGGACCAGGAG TTTCAGGCGAAGCACCTGGACCAGCCTCTGCCCACCGTCATCGGCACGTATAAGAACCACCCTCTCTACGCCCTTAAGAGGCACCTCCTCAAGTTCGAGGCCATCTACCCTGAGACGGCCGCTATCCTCGGGTACTGCCGCGGGGAGGCCGTCTACTCCAG GGACTGCGTTCACACCCTGCACTCCAGGGACACGTGGCTGAAACAAGCGCGTGTGGTGCGGCTTGGGGAAGTGCCATACAAG ATGGTGAAAGGCTACTCCAACCGTGCCCGGAGAGCCCGCCAGGCCGAGCCACAGCTGCATGACCACAACGACCTGGGCCTGTTTGGCAGATGGCAGACCGAGGAGTACCAGCCGCCGGTGGCCGTGGACGGGAAG GTGCCCCGGAACGAGTTTGGGAACGTGTACCTCTTCCTGCCCAGCATGATGCCCGTTGGCTGCGTCCAGCTGAACCTGCCCAACCTGCACCGCGTGGCCCGCAAGCTGAACATTGACTGCGCGCAGGCCGTCACCGGCTTCGACTTCCACAAAGGCTACTGCCATCCCAT AACCGACGGCTACGTGGTCTGCGAGGAGTACAGAGACGTGCTCCTGACCGCCTGGGAGAACGAGCAGGCGCTCatagagaagaaggagaaggag AAGAGGGAGAAGCGGGCTCTGGGGAACTGGAAGCTGCTCGTCAAAGGGCTGCTGATCCGGGAGCGGCTGAAGCTTCGCTACGGGGCCCAG agTGAGGCGGCCGCTCCCCACACGGATGCGGGAGGCGGGCTCTCATCAGACGAGGAGGAGGGGACCAGCTCTCAAGCGGAAGCGGCCAGGATCCTGGCGGCCTCCTGGCCCCAAAACCGAGAGGCCGAGAAGCCAAAGTGCCCCAGGAAGaccaggagggagaagaaggaagcGGCTGCCCAGCTGTTCCCGTTTGAGAAGCTGTGA